A genome region from Purpureocillium takamizusanense chromosome 8, complete sequence includes the following:
- the IWS1 gene encoding Transcription factor iws1 (COG:K~BUSCO:EOG0926390Q~EggNog:ENOG503P0IY), which produces MSEAESPAGSPANEPVDDGREKEFEDEVAAADSDRDSDLLSEVDEDQFEDYDPETANIEDRPVDIDEDAARTLKASKRKRAEGETVRKPREGRREKRRDRDDDIPMDNEAEADGEVPQRRSRRTGEGERRRPKKDKSPDEGPNEEDLSPEQRRALAIERALDAAIKKPAASKRKRKDEIDLEDEIDETLAELKTRMDRACVDDNAARGAGQPALHKLKLLPEVVGLLNRNNVQHAVLDPDTNFLQHVKFFLEPLNDGSLPAYNIQRDIFSALTKLSIEKEALMSSGIGKVVLFYTRSKKPEPSIKRMAERLLGEWSRPILKRTDDYKKRHIETREFDYHAAKVAQRQKAGSQFSLTQRPAQTARDAFLAPARADNQARMGHLPQSYTIAPKSTFDGTRGQDHRPLGASGMEAFRRMTQKKKRA; this is translated from the exons atgtccgaGGCCGAATCGCCTGCTGGCTCGCCAGCAAACGAGCCTGTCGATGACGGTAGGGAGAAGGAATTTGAGGACGAGGTTGCCGCTGCAGACTCGGACCGCGACTCGGATCTCCTGtccgaggtggacgaggaccAGTTTGAAGACTACGACCCTGAGACCGCCAACATCGAAGACCGACCGGTGGacatcgacgaggatgcggcgCGCACCCTGAAGGCGAGCAAGCGGAAGAGAGCGGAGGGCGAGACGGTGAGGAAACCCCGAGAAGGGCGACGGGAAAAGAGACGAGACCGGGACGACGATATCCCCATGGACAATGAAGCAGAGGCGGACGGAGAAGTACCGCAGCGGCGATCGAGACGAACCGGAGAAGGTGAGAGGCGACGTCCGAAGAAGGATAAGAGCCCTGACGAGGGTCCCAACGAGGAGGACCTCAGCCCGGAGCAGAGGAGGGCGCTTGCTATTGAGCGAGCCCTGGATGCCGCCATCAAGAAGCCGGCAGCCTCCAAGAGGAAGCGCAAGGACGAGATT GACCTCGAGGATGAAATCGACGAAACACTGGCGGAGCTGAAGACGCGGATGGACAGGGCctgcgtcgacgacaacgcggCTCGCGGGGCAGGCCAACCCGCGCTGCACAAGctgaagctgctgcccgaAGTCGTCGGGCTCCTGAACCGCAACAACGTTCAGCACGCAGTGTTGGATCCCGACACCAACTTCTTGCAGCATGTCAAGTTCTTCCTGGAGCCGCTCAACGACGGCTCCCTGCCGGCATACAACATCCAGCGCGACATTTTCTCGGCGCTCACCAAGCTTAGTATCGAGAAGGAGGCGCTCATGAgcagcggcatcggcaaggTGGTGCTTTTCTACACACGGAGCAAGAAGCCGGAGCCCAGTATCAAGCGCATGGCAGAGCGCTTGCTGGGCGAGTGGAGCCGGCCGATCCTGAAGCGGACGGACGACTACAAGAAGAGGCACATTGAGACGCGCGAGTTTGACTATCA TGCTGCCAAGGTGGCCCAGCGTCAAAAGGCCGGCTCGCAGTTTAGTCTCACGCAACGCCCGGCGCAGACAGCGCGGGATGCGTttctggcgccggcgcgcgccgacAACCAAGCGCGGATGGGCCATCTGCCGCAGA
- a CDS encoding uncharacterized protein (COG:S~TransMembrane:2 (i259-277o362-381i)~EggNog:ENOG503P1MY): protein MESRTFEGPMDWEYQDRGPFDPTSPFAQAAHNASRNTMFGSPFKSSRPNNPFANLSTPSKAQSQQAPPPPQTSSFTPQVSSKNIAPPFRNPAFTTPRRPIDEMVFSEASGAEDSPALTEASDYPNDTPEVDHRTDVVMGGTVAPLKVDKAIRYGRAGTSLKKHAAGKGEIRPQRERSVGLRKRKRHNYDRDVGSTGRNLGQDSDAWDSDSDTSVAARGSKKSQLRDRDREQQRGTVESLFYALNKYPNTPEHMQRWMQFGANLFLISTLVYVGWSVFSTVRNDIQRANASARLEFERGVAECRTQYQINECIKGDRPGLLALCAEWHECMYQDPESIIRVKVTVKQVAEIINEFTDAMNLKAWGIVLGFLLICTTVNVGALGRSSNRAHAEPRPPPQGHEAALDGSRSPGITPGYMLVPVQTPKMRRRAMLDEGTDTDNSPLNLKPALTYQTPSARRSPSKGERGERQLSPVKYGRTPSRSAY from the exons atggagtCCAGGACCTTTGAAGGTCCCATGGACTGGGAATATCAAGATCGTGGCCCGTTCGACCCCACCAGTCCCTttgcgcaggcggcgcacaATGCCTCACGAAATACAA TGTTTGGCTCCCCATTCAAGTCGTCCCGACCGAACAATCCGTTTGCAAATCTATCGACGCCCTCCAAAGCCCAGTCGCaacaggcgccgccgccgcctcagaCCTCGAGCTTCACGCCCCAAGTTTCCTCCAAGAATATTGCACCGCCCTTTCGAAACCCGGCTTTCACAACTCCCAGGAGGCCGATCGACGAAATGGTGTTCTCGGAAGCGTCCGGCGCCGAAGACAGCCCGGCGCTGACAGAGGCGTCCGACTACCCCAACGACACGCCCGAGGTCGACCATCGTACCGACGTGGTCATGGGCGGTACGGTCGCGCCACTCAAAGTCGACAAAGCCATCCGGTACGGCCGGGCTGGGACGTCGCTGAAGAAGCATGCCGCCGGTAAGGGGGAGATCCGGCCACAGCGAGAGCGCTCGGTTGGCCTGaggaagcgcaagcgccACAACTACGATCGCGATGTCGGCAGCACAGGCCGCAACCTCGGGCAGGACAGCGACGCGTgggactcggactcggacaCGAGCGTGGCGGCACGAGGCTCCAAAAAGTCTCAGCTGCGGGACCGGGACCGAGAGCAGCAGAGGGGCACGGTCGAATCGCTTTTCTATGCCCTCAACAAGTATCCCAACACACCGGAGCACATGCAGCGATGGATGCAGTTCGGGGCGAACCTATTTCTTATCTCGACGCTGGTGTATGTCGGCTGGTCCGTCTTTAGCACGGTGCGGAACGACATCCAGAGGGCCAACGCCTCTGCGAGGCTCGAGTTTGAAAGGGGCGTTGCGGAGTGTCGGACACAGTACCAGATCAACGAGTGCATCAAGGGCGACCGGCCGGGCCTGTTGGCTCTCTGCGCCGAGTGGCACGAGTGCATGTACCAGGATCCAGAGTCCATCATCAGGGTCAAGGTGACGGTCAAGCAGGTGGCGGAGATTATCAACGAGTTCACGGACGCCATGAATCTCAAGGCCTGG GGCATTGTGCTGGGATTCCTCCTGATATGTACGACAGTCAACGTCGGTGCGCTAGGCCGGTCAAGCAACAGGGCGCACGCGGAGCCGCGGCCTCCACCGCAAGGCCACGAGGCGGCTCTCGAcgggtcgaggtcgccggGCATCACACCCGGATACATGCTGGTGCCGGTGCAGACACCCAAGATGCGGAGACGGGCGATGCTGGACGAAGGCACCGACACGGACAACTCGCCTCTGAACCTGAAGCCGGCGTTGACATACCAGACGCCATCGGCACGGCGGAGCCCGAGCAAGGGGGAGCGCGGAGAGCGGCAGCTGAGCCCCGTCAAGTACGGGCGGACGCCAAGCAGGTCCGCATATTAA